One stretch of Monomorium pharaonis isolate MP-MQ-018 unplaced genomic scaffold, ASM1337386v2 scaffold_506, whole genome shotgun sequence DNA includes these proteins:
- the LOC105831480 gene encoding acyl-CoA Delta(11) desaturase, with protein sequence MAPNLFGSSATLFLEASQQDVSQKKSAAEKAVTQQLSIQKTQTLKPKYQWKIVWRNMIAFAYLHLGALYGLYILITVARFYTFLWSIFVASFAAVGVTAGAHRLWAHRAYKAKWPMRIILMLLQTTAFQNHIYEWVRDHRVHHKFTDTNADPHNAQRGFFFSHMGWLLLRKHPDVISKGATIDMSDLDKDFVVVWQRRLYIILMPVFCFLLPTWIPCHYWNEKPMYAWYATLFRYTLSLNVTWLVNSAAHIWGMKPYDNSISPTDSYSVGIGAFGEGWHNYHHVFPWDYKAAELGNYRTNFTTAFIDFFAWIGWAYDLKTVGHSMIKNRAARTGDGSKYERMNDHDHTHEGAIWGWGDTDMAPEDIQEAEIINKGD encoded by the exons ATGGCGCCGAATTTGTTCGGCAGTTCAGCAACTTTATTCCTCGAAGCTTCCCAGCAGGATGTGTCGCAAAAAAAATCGGCGGCAGAGAAGGCTGTGACGCAACAATTGTCAATTCAAAAGACACAAACCTTGAAGCCTAAATATCAATGGAAGATTGTTTGGAGAAACATGATAGCTTTTGCTTACCTTCATCTTGGAGCGCTTTATggattgtatattttaataacggtTGCCAGATTTTACACGTTTCTTTGGA GTATTTTTGTTGCTTCTTTCGCTGCTGTTGGTGTTACAGCAGGTGCTCACAGACTATGGGCTCATCGGGCTTACAAAGCGAAATGGCCAATGAGAATTATTCTTATGCTTTTGCAGACCACAGCTTTCCAA aATCACATTTACGAATGGGTGAGAGATCACCGAGTTCATCATAAATTTACGGACACAAACGCGGATCCGCATAACGCACAGAGAGGCTTCTTCTTCTCGCATATGGGCTGGCTTTTGCTTCGTAAGCACCCGGACGTCATCAGCAAGGGAGCCACAATCGATATGAGCGATCTCGATAAAGATTTTGTTGTTGTCTGGCAACGCAG GCTTTACATTATTCTGATGCCTGTTTTCTGCTTCCTGCTTCCTACATGGATACCATGCCATTATTGGAACGAGAAACCCATGTACGCGTGGTACGCCACCCTTTTCAGATACACGTTGTCGCTGAACGTGACCTGGTTGGTGAACTCCGCGGCTCACATTTGGGGCATGAAACCGTATGACAA CTCCATTAGCCCCACCGACAGCTACAGTGTTGGCATCGGCGCTTTCGGCGAGGGTTGGCACAATTATCATCACGTATTCCCGTGGGACTACAAGGCCGCCGAATTAGGCAACTATCGCACAAACTTCACTACCGCCTTCATCGACTTCTTTGCTTGGATTGGTTGGGCGTACGATTTGAAGACCGTGGGGCACAGCATGATAAAGAATCGTGCCGCCCGAACGGGCGATGGCTCGAAATACGAGCGAATGAACGATCATGATCATACACACGAAGGAGCTATATGGGGATGGGGCGATACTGATATGGCACCTGAAGATATACAGGAGGCCGAAATCATCAATAAGGGCGACTAA